The genome window CAGAGGGCATCGAACGTGTATGTACGAGCTGGCCAGTCGCAAGGTACTCCAGTTCCTCGGGAGTTGATTGGCGCCCTAGGACCTCGTTGCGATGAGGCTGACGGCCAAACAGGGCAATCACGTCTCGATGTCTACGCGCTTGCCCTGCAGAAAACTCCAGCAACGGTCGATGCTCCGGTGGCGCTTCCTGCACAAGGCCATCTGCCAGCTTGATCGCTAGCTCTAGGTTGCTGAGATCCTCAGCATGCCCTAGTGGTAGCAAGAAGAAGGTCTTCTCCCAAGGAGTCTCAAGAGCTGCGTAGTGACCAAGGTCGATTCCTTCAAGGGTCAGTGCCCGAGCCTTCGAGTCCTGAGCGAAGGCTTGAGCCGTTCCCCGATAGATAGTTCGTGAGAACTGGTCGAGGACGAGGATCAGTGCGAGGCGTGACTGTGGCTCGCACGACCAGGCATCGAGTTCACCCTGCACAGCTCGTTCCAGCAGTGGTGCAAAATGCTCGGTTACCTCAGCGTTGGTTCCTCCACGAAACCACCTATCCCACTGCCGAACCATTGCTGCTTGAGCAGGGTTTGCTTGGCTGGGAAACCAGAACTGAAGAACGTCTTCGGGCCGTTCAGTTTTCAAGATGAACCTTCCTTCTTCTTAATTTGTTGTTAAACACAGCTTCCTTGTTTAAATTGGTTAAATCACCGGTTCGGGTATTTAGGCAGAAATGTTCAGGGGCTATAGGATGAACTCGAACGGTAGTCAAAAAGTCCCTTTTCGCGCGTTGCAAAAGAATTTCTATGCTGCTTTCATACCTCTCTGATCACTCTACAAGGATTTCCTACTGCAACAACATTCGCTGGAATATCTTTAGTGACAACACTTCCTGCGCCAATTGTAGTATTATCCCCAATCGTAATACCCGGACAGACGATGGCTCCGCCGCCAATCCAAACATTATCACCAATGGTTATTGGAGCAGCTATCTCCACACCAGTTTTTCTAGCTTCTGGATCTAATGGATGATACACCGTATAAATTTGTACTTTAGGCGCAAGCAGTACATTGCTACCCAGATAGACTTTATTGCAATCTAGGATGACGCAATCGTAATTGATATACAGATTGTCTTTCGCATAGATATGACAACCATAATCGCAACGAAACGGGGGTTGTATTGCAAAAATTTGCCCCACCTCACCGAAAAGAGCTTGGATAATCTCCCGCCGCCTTTCAGCTTCATCAGGCGGCAATGAATTAAACTCATACAAGAGATGTTGTGCTTTTGTACGCATCTCTACAAGTTCAGGATCAGCCTCAAGGTATGGCTCATTCGCTAGCATCTTCTCTCTTGCCGTTCTCTGCATATTTCTAGGGGCAACATCTATAAAGTGAAAAGCTGCGCTAATTCTCTCTCAATACTCAGTGACTTTCAATCTACTGCCACACCACTTGTAGAGCAGGACACCAATCTTACCCTTTGTAAACTCAACCCTCTCACTTGTCAGTGCCCGAAAATTGTTAAATAACTGGATGGTGATAGTCTTTGAATTCAATAGATAGCTTCTCCGTTTCGGTTCGGCGGAGTGTTAACTAGCTGACGATGTTTCTGCGTGGAACTGCGTTCCTCAGGAGGCTAGCGTCTTCTCAATGCGACGGTCAGGGACAAGCCACATGATTGCGACTAAAACATATAGCATGAAGGCAACCCATGAGTTCAAAAAGGAAAGCGGAATTGCTACAGCATAAAGCACAACTGTTATCTTGTTCTTAAAGTCCCGCCCAAGTGCAATTGCCAGAGTGGAATCTTTACCGTGGTGAGCGATCAGAACACGAGTAAGAATGAAGTAAGCAATCCCAGAAGACAACAGCACTGTGCCGTAAAGGGCAACTGGCAAGGGGACAAAGTGGTTTTCCCCGGTCCAACCAGTAACAAAGGGAATTAGTGACAACCAGAACAACAGATGCAGATTAGCCCACAGAACACTACCATTGACATTTCGAACTGCCTGTAACAAGTGATGGTGGTTGTTCCAGTAGATACCGAGATAAATAAAACTAAGTACATAGCTCAGGAATACTGGAACTAGCGGGCGTAGCGCGGCTAAATCAGCTTCATGAGGCACTTTTAATTCCAGAACCATTATGGTGATGATAATGGCCATCACCCCATCGCTAAATGCTTCTAATCTCCCTTTGCCCATTTTCGTGCGCGCTCCATTTCTGCTTGTTAAAGCAAGTTAGAATTTTGTAATCTTACCGCGTCGCATACTCTTTTGGTGAAGATCGTCTGTCCCAACGAATCACTGCCAAGACTTTCTGTGTAATTGATCACCTCAATGGCAAGTGCAAGATCTAAGTATGAAGCCAACTAACATTCCTGGTCAGTGGTTGCCAGTCACTCTGTAACTTAACTGACAGTCTCTATCAACCCACTGCACCAGGTTTGTTAGCTGAAAAACATAGCCATGAACTTAATAAAGGCTAGAGGACTCTAATGCTCGTAGTAAGGATTTGACAAATCTTTCGCCGAATACACTCGATAGTGACCCGCACAGTATAATCAGCAATGATGCAATTCCTATATTAGGCAAATTCAATTCTGTAGATGATAACGAGTAAGGAATGATCACCATAAAAGCACCAAGAGCAGATCCTCCCAAAAATCGGTAGATAGCGGTAGTGGCAGAACGCTGTTTGAGATCGGTATCTTCAGAAGCCATACAAACTCTCTTTTAACTCGCTAGTAACTCAATATTCACACACTAACATAGAGGTCTAACTGATTGGCTCATCGGCGACAAGGCAACCTTCGATGAAGCCTGTAGGCTCTAATGTGCTGTCTGACACAGCCGCATGTTGGGTGGCATTATGGGTCAGGTCGGAGGATAACCATCCCGGCTGATCTGCCAACGCCATAGCTTGCCTTCTTCAGGGTCATCAATTTCGGCAATGAATGTCATTCCCACTTTCTGCAAGACTCTATTCGAGGCGTTTCTCTCAGCCAAGGTATGAGCCATGACAACTTGCACCGCCTCGTGAGCGAAAGCGCAATCGATCAGTTGCTGTGCTGCCTCCGTTGCAAATCCGCGATTCCAATATTCGGAAGCAATTTCATATCCTATTTCTACAGTGCCTGACTCATCAGGCGGGCCTTTGAAACCTCCATTGCCAACAAGCATTCCCTCTTCTGGGTGAATAAAGAAGTATCCATGCCACTCTCTGAGATCTGGGCTAGATTCGCGAGCTTCGTCGGCAGGGAGGGAAAATGCTTCTGGAAAGTGAGGCCAGCTCTTGGGCACAGTGACCTGTAACATTTCTGCAAGCTCGCTCTTGCTGCGCAGGAGTGCTTCGATGTGAATTCGTTCGACGATGAGCAATTGAAGATTGTTGATCTTGACCATGTTCCTGTTTTATTGATCAATTTCTCATGGCAAACGGCTCTCAGCTCGAGATAAGCTGACCAATTTCAAATCAGCTAGTACATAACTTTGGACTAAGCCTTTTAGGGTAATGTGTATTGGGGTTGGCTCATGCTCCAATCTTAAATTTCCGCCGCGAATTCATTAGACCTGTTCTACAGACAGTTCACCTGTTCTGGCTCAGTCGTTGCCTACAAGCTGCTCCTGCCCCTTGGCTAGCCTCCTCTGTAACGCTCAAGTTCTGATCTGTCCGCAACATATTAGAGAGAAGGCTTCTGTATAGTATGCAGCTTCAGGTGGATAGGCAAAATGCTTTAGCCTGTTTCCGGTGCGATGCAGTTGCCCACGAGCTGCGGCGATGCTTATGAGGTGAACGGGCAACTAAACAAAACCGGCGCTGTTGAACTTGCAACCTCTTGAACTTAGTTTCCAACAGATAATTTCTAAATTATGTTCCTAACGATAACCTGAGCCCATTCACAGTCTGCGTGTTTCGGTCAAGATTTTATAATCCATCAAGCACTTTAACTTCCCCGTTCAACTCGCAAGACAGTTTTGATGGTCTCGGTAAGACGTTTCTCGAACTCTTGTATCCCTCGTGGAGTATATGAATATTGGATATAACGCATGTGTTTTATATCAAACGGTACATCATCATTATTTTGGGTGATTAGGATAACGGGTTTTCCAATCACGTGTCCAAGCCCAATCTCATAGAAAACGTTTGGATTGCGCTCTGTGCAGTCTGCAATTATCACTTTCGCTGAACAAATAGCACCCCAGACATCCAACATGACAGAATGGGCAGTCGAGAAGTCATCTCCACGCGCAATACTCAAATTCAAATCCGCCGCCACTTTTACAATGTGGTCATCATATAGAGGCTTCATTTCCGGTTTAAATGGCATTAAGACAAATATATCAGCGCTGCTAATGGACTTATTCGGTAATCCAAAATAAGGTTTCACAATCATGGACTTGTTGGGATCTAGCTTAGATAC of Leptolyngbya sp. FACHB-261 contains these proteins:
- a CDS encoding DUF924 family protein, with the translated sequence MKTERPEDVLQFWFPSQANPAQAAMVRQWDRWFRGGTNAEVTEHFAPLLERAVQGELDAWSCEPQSRLALILVLDQFSRTIYRGTAQAFAQDSKARALTLEGIDLGHYAALETPWEKTFFLLPLGHAEDLSNLELAIKLADGLVQEAPPEHRPLLEFSAGQARRHRDVIALFGRQPHRNEVLGRQSTPEELEYLATGQLVHTRSMPSDLSQFLSNP
- a CDS encoding sugar O-acetyltransferase — translated: MLANEPYLEADPELVEMRTKAQHLLYEFNSLPPDEAERRREIIQALFGEVGQIFAIQPPFRCDYGCHIYAKDNLYINYDCVILDCNKVYLGSNVLLAPKVQIYTVYHPLDPEARKTGVEIAAPITIGDNVWIGGGAIVCPGITIGDNTTIGAGSVVTKDIPANVVAVGNPCRVIREV
- a CDS encoding TMEM175 family protein is translated as MGKGRLEAFSDGVMAIIITIMVLELKVPHEADLAALRPLVPVFLSYVLSFIYLGIYWNNHHHLLQAVRNVNGSVLWANLHLLFWLSLIPFVTGWTGENHFVPLPVALYGTVLLSSGIAYFILTRVLIAHHGKDSTLAIALGRDFKNKITVVLYAVAIPLSFLNSWVAFMLYVLVAIMWLVPDRRIEKTLAS
- a CDS encoding GNAT family N-acetyltransferase, giving the protein MVKINNLQLLIVERIHIEALLRSKSELAEMLQVTVPKSWPHFPEAFSLPADEARESSPDLREWHGYFFIHPEEGMLVGNGGFKGPPDESGTVEIGYEIASEYWNRGFATEAAQQLIDCAFAHEAVQVVMAHTLAERNASNRVLQKVGMTFIAEIDDPEEGKLWRWQISRDGYPPT